A stretch of Microtus pennsylvanicus isolate mMicPen1 chromosome 5, mMicPen1.hap1, whole genome shotgun sequence DNA encodes these proteins:
- the LOC142850779 gene encoding olfactory receptor 51H1-like, whose product MADHNHSQFQHPYFVLTGIPGLEQKYYWMAFPLGAIYVTALFGNGIIISTIKSESSLHIPMYYFLCMLAFADMGLTLCTLPSMLGIFWFNYKFITFDGCLTQMYFIHTFSAIESGVLVAMAIDRLIAIWSPLRYGTILTNGVVCKIGILILTRAVCVVFPVPFLIKRLPFYRSNILSHSFCLHQDVMRLACASTRVNSLYGLIAVIFTKGSDSLSILFSYVFILRTVMAIASGEGRLKALNTCVSHICAVLIFYVPLIGVSVIHRFGKHLSPLTHALMANAYLLVPPVLNPIVYTVKTKEIRKKIIQIFVRTKITSEG is encoded by the coding sequence ATGGCAGACCATAACCACTCCCAATTCCAGCACCCTTACTTTGTCTTAACCGGAATCCCCGGACTTGAGCAGAAGTACTATTGGATGGCATTCCCACTGGGTGCCATATATGTCACTGCTCTCTTTGGCAATGGTATTATCATCTCTACAATCAAATCCGAGTCATCTCTGCACATTCCTATGTACTACTTTCTGTGTATGCTGGCGTTTGCGGATATGGGGCTCACCCTCTGTACTCTGCCCTCTATGCTCGGCATATTCTGGTTTAACTACAAATTCATCACTTTTGATGGTTGTCTTACTCAGATGTACTTCATTCACACCTTCTCAGCCATCGAGTCAGGAGTGCTAGTCGCAATGGCCATTGATCGTCTTATAGCCATCTGGAGTCCTCTCAGATACGGCACCATTTTAACCAATGGTGTGGTCTGTAAAATAGGGATACTCATCTTGACAAGAGCAGTCTGTGTGGTCTTCCCTGTGCCTTTCCTCATCAAGAGGCTTCCGTTTTATCGCTCCAACATtctttctcactccttctgcctccatcaaGATGTCATGCGCCTTGCCTGCGCCAGCACGCGTGTCAACAGTCTCTATGGCCTCATAGCCGTCATCTTTACCAAGGGTTCTGACTCCCTCTCTATCCTCTTCTCCTATGTGTTTATTCTCCGCACGGTGATGGCCATTGCCTCTGGGGAGGGCCGGCTGAAGGCTCTCAATACTTGTGTTTCACATATCTGTGCTGTACTTATTTTCTATGTGCCATTGATTGGGGTATCAGTCATCCATCGCTTTGGAAAGCACTTGTCACCACTGACTCATGCGCTTATGGCCAATGCCTACCTTCTTGTCCCCCCTGTGCTAAACCCCATAGTTTATACTGTCAAGACCAAGGAGATACGAAAAAAGATTATCCAGATATTTGTTAGAACTAAAATTACTTCAGAGGGTTAA